Within Bacteroidales bacterium, the genomic segment AACAATCTTAAAAAATCAAAGGTTATGAAAAATATGGTCAAAGGAAATTATGCTGGTTATCATTTACTCAATAAACAATCTGGTATTTTTGATGAACCAAAAGTTGTCGACTTTAAAAATGTTTATGGAATTCATTTTGAGGTTTTGAAAGATATTGCAGGTTCATTAGAAAAAAGAGTTAGCCCGAATTATTCACAAATAATTCTGACGCTATTGAAAAACCTGGCTTTTTGCTTCAATAAATTTCGCAAAAAAGCCGGTTTTTCTAATGCGGGGTTGCCTGCATCCATCCCGCAACCTATCCCGCATTCAAAAACTTTCCCGCTTACCAGCGGGATTCGTTTTTGAATAATGCAGGTTAGATTATTGCCTCCTTATAGGGAACATTTGTCACAAGCATTTGCAAGATATTTTATGAGAGTTGGTTTGCCACAAGATATAGAAATAGAAGATTAATAAAACCCTTTACAACATGATAATGATCAGGCCGCGGTAGCCGGCAAAACCATGCTGACCAAACGGTTGCCAACAATAATACCGCAGCCTCGACAGAGAAAACCAGGGAAGCTGAAGGCATATCCGTGAAAGATGTTTTATCCTTGAATGATATAATATCCCCAAAATTTGCTAATTATGAAATTCCAAAAACTAAGCAACCTTATTCTGTTTCTCTTCTTTGTCTCATCAGCATTTTTTCTGAGCGCATTTATATTCAGCCAAAACCTGGATAAAGCACATGAGTCTGAAATCAATGCTGATATTAAGTCTATATCTCCTTCCCAGAAAAACCCTTTCTACTTTTCCTGGAAAGAGAAACCCGTTTTTCTGCTTGGCGCAGCAAATTTTCATAGCTGGACTCCCATCAGCAGACCGGAAAATGTAAACATCAAACAGCAAATGGATCGGCTGGCCAAAGCCATCGGGAAAATCAACAGCCCAAATGTTCTTGGATTTGTCAGATGCCTGCCTTACGACCCGGCAAATCATATGCATGATGGCAATGTACCCACTGTATTGCAACCCTGGCGGAAAACAGAGGATGGACGATATGATCTGACCCGGTTCAATCCTTCATGGGAAGAACGGCTGCATCATTATCTGGAGGTGGCATTGGAACGGAATATCATTGTATCGCTTGAAGTGTGGGACGACTGGTCCGTTACCCGTGGCCCCGGAGGACAATACGATCCAGGACCTGATGGAGCCTGGAATGCCCACCCCTTTAATCCGAAAAACAATGTAAATTATGATGCCACTGTGTTGCCGGACACCACTTCAGCCTGTGGTGCTCCTTTCTACAGCACCATTCCTTCGGATGCAAACAACCAGACCGTACTCAAGCTTCAGCAAAATTACGTGGATCAGTTGATGGCCATCGCCGGTGATTATCCCAATGTGATCGTTAACATCTCCAACGAAAGCCGGGCCAACCTGAAATGGAGCCTATACTGGACAAATTATGTCCGCAAAAAACTGCCAGAGGGATATATGATAGGCGAAATGCCTTCCACAAACCGCAAGGATGGCGGAGGTCAGTGCCAGTACAAATTCAGCCCGCTTACCCTCTCAATGGATACGAATTATGATTACGTAGATATCTCTCAGGGGGTATCGGGCCATGAATTCAATACAATAACCGATCAGGTGATCAAAGGGGCACAAAGGATCCGTTCATACCGGCAAAGGATGCACACCCAGGGACAGGTAAAGCCTTTGGTGCTTTCCAAAGATTATACACGCGATGAACAGGGCGGCAGAATGGTTCTGTGGAGCCGCTTTACAGGAGGAGCCGCTTCTGCCAGATTTCACAGACCTTCAGGAGACCATGGAATGGAGGTCATCGACTTCCAGCATGAAACGGTAAAAAATCTGGGAAAATTCATTGCAACGCTTCCTTTCTGGAGCATGGCACCAGCACCCGATAAGATTCAATCCCTTCCGTTGAATGTCCGGGCCAATGTACTTGCCCAGGAGAAAGGCCATATCGTAGTGCAGGTAATCAGCGGCAAAAAGGGAGATGAAATTTCACTGGATATGGCAACCGGGCAATGGACCTTTGAATGGATAGACCCAAAAACTTATGGAGAATCAAGAAAACATACATTAAAAGTCAACAAAGAAGCCACCATAAAAATTCCGGAAGATAAAAAACATCAAATCCTTCATTTGTACCCTGTCAACCATTAATAAGTCAGCCGTACTGAAAAGGAAACGGATAATTTCATAAAAAGAGACAGAAAGGTCTTGCATCGGCTGGCATTACATGCCCTATTAAACCCTTGGGCAGTACTCCTTAAACATGGAAGTAACCAGAGCGTTTTTAATGGTCATGGTTTGGTCAGTTAAAATTTTCATTTAAATTTGTCACATCATTTATAAACAAATGGAAATGTATTTTTTCCTTGTTGATGTGGGATGTATTAGTTAAAACCAAATAAATCGTGTGCATATGGACTACATTATTTACAGCATTCCTGTACTGGCAGTATTGGGATTTATATTTATCGTGTGGAAAACTTCCTGGGTAAATAAACAATCGGAAGGAACCCAGAAGATGCAAGACATTGCCGGCCGTGTAAGAGCGGGAGCAATGGCATTTTTACAGGCGGAATACAAATATCTTGTTGTTTTTGTGGTAGCTGTGGCTATCCTGTTGTTCTTTAAAAGTACTACAGAAGCAGATTCCAATGGCTTTGTAGTCATTTCGTTTATCGTCGGGGCATTCTTATCTGGTTTGGCCGGAAATCTAGGTATGCGGATAGCTACCAAAGCCAATGTAAGAACAACCGAGGCGGCAAAAAACTCCTTAGGCAAAGCCTTGGGTGTTGCCTTCAGCGGAGGATCCGTAATGGGCATTGGCGTTGTTTCTCTGGGTATAATAGGACTGAGTGTTCTATTCATTCTTTTTCATTTCGTAATTGGCGCCAACTGGTCTTTAGCAATGGTCCTCAATGTAATCTCCTCTTTTTCACTGGGAGCATCATCCATTGCACTTTTTGCGAGGGTAGGCGGAGGAATTTATACCAAAGCTGCTGATGTAGGTGCAGACCTGGTAGGTAAAGTAGAAGCAGGAATTCCGGAGGATCACCCGTTGAACCCGGGTACCATTGCCGACAATGTAGGCGATAATGTGGGCGACGTTGCAGGCATGGGAGCCGACTTGTTCGAATCGTTTGTAGGAGCAATTATCGCAACCATGGTTCTTGGGTCTGCTTTTGTGGCTTTGCCTCCCTTTCAGCAAGGATTTGAACTGGGCGGAATCATATTACCTTTAGCCCTTGCCGGGGTTGGCATTCTTACATCAATACTGGGAACCTTCTTTGTTAGGGTTAAATCCGGAGGCGATCCCCAGAAAGCATTAAATAAGGGCGAATCGATTTCAATGGCCATCATGGTTGTTGCATCTTTCTTCCTTATTCAATGGCTTCTTCCTTCATCATGGACGAGTAAAACACTGATAGGAGGAGCCCAAACCTATACATCTCTTAATGTATTCTTTGCTGCGTTGGTTGGTATAGCAGTGGGATATCTTATAGGAAAAGTTACCATATACTTTACATCCACAGGCACGAAACCGGTAAAGGGCATAGTGAATAAATCCATTACCGGCGCAGCCACCAACATTATGGCAGGTCTGGAAATAGGCATGTTATCAACTGCCATTCCGGTTTTGGGAATAGCTGCAGGTATCATTATCGCTTTCAGTCTGGCAGGATTATATGGTATAGCCATTGCAGCAGTTGCCTTGCTTGCCAATGTAGGTTATCAGTTATCCGTGGATGCTTACGGGCCCATAGCCGATAATGCCGGAGGAATGGCTGAAATGAACGAGCTGCCTTCGGAAGTAAGAGACAGAACGGATAAGCTGGATGCAGTAGGGAATACAACCGCTGCTATTGGAAAAGGATTTGCCATTGGCTCGGCTACACTTACTGCATTGGCCTTATTCTCTGCATTCATGCAACAGGCCAACATAACAAACATTGATATAGCCAATCCTACAATTATAGCTGGATTGCTTGTGGGAGCTATGCTGCCGTTCCTGTTTTCATCACTGGCTCTGGGCGCCGTTGGAAGGGCTTCCAGGTCAATGATTGAAGAAATTCGACGCCAGTTTAATACCATCCCGCCTTTGACCGAAGCCCTGAAAGTATTGAAGAAATACGGCGGCGAAGTTGAAGATGTCAGTGATGAGGAGCGAAAGACACTGGAAGATGCCGATGGCTCGGCCGATTATCAAAAATGTATTGCCATATCTACAAAATCCTCACTTAGAGAAATGATGCTGCCAGGAACACTGGCTGTTGCAACACCCGCATTGGTAGGTTATATTGGAGGACCCCAGATACTGGGCGGCATGCTGGCAGGCGTTGTTGCATCAGGTGTGCTGATGGCAATTCTACAGGCCAATGCAGGCGGTGCATGGGACAATGCCAAAAAAATGGTGGAAGAAGGTTACGAATATCAGGGTGAATATTACGAAAAAGGCAGCGATACGCACAAAGCTACTGTGGTTGGTGATACCGTAGGAGATCCGCTGAAGGATACCTCAGGGCCTTCCCTGAATATTCTGATCAAGCTGATGTCCATTGTAGCCCTGGTAATTGCACCGGGTATTGCCCTACAAGAATCAGATCAAAAAGCTGAAAATGACGAAGCTTCTGAAAAAGAAATCACCACCGAAGCCAGTCAGTCTGAAATGTACGATGCGGGCAAGACCTTACATCTGAAAGATTATTTGAGTGCTAAAAAACAAAATGTTGCCATGGATTATATTAGCATTCATGCGAATAAGGTATTGGCTGGTCCTGCTTTTCTCGGTGCAACAGCCCTTACTCCACAGGAATACAAACACCGGCAACACATAAAACCTCTTCAACTTATCATACGTTAAGTACCATATTTGCCGGTTTTAACGGATGTTACAAAAAAAAGCCCGGTGCTCCCGGGCTTTTTTTATATTTGTACTTTATGGCATAGTATTTGATAAAGAAGATGGAGAAAAAATGAATCATATAATGAAAAACATGCATCTTACCCTTTTATCGGCGGTTGTATTATCGTTCGCTATTATCTTAGGATCCTGCGAAAACAATGAAAATGAAATATCTTCAGAAGATACTTCAGTCATTCAGGATGATGCATTGAGTGCTGAACTGTTCGAAGATGCTTTTACTGAAACGGATCTGGTAGTGGAAGAACAACTAAAAGAATTTAAAGGTGAGAAGGAAGATAGTTGTAAAACGGTCACCATGGAAAAGCTGGATTCAGATACACGAAAAATTATCATAGATTATGGTGAGGGGAACTGTGAAGATTTTCATGAAAGGGTAAAAGAAGGCAAAATTCTGATCACTCTGTCAGGCAAATACAGAAATAAAGGTTTTACAAGAACCGTTACCTTTGAAGACTACTTCGTGAATGATCACAAAGTAGAAGGCACCAAAACCATTATCAATCAAGGCCCCAATGACAAGGGTAATGTAACGTACACAGTAACACTGGAAAATGGTAAAATAACAACCCCTGAAGGCGATGTGATTACCAGAGAATCCGAGAAAACGAGGGAATGGATACAGGGATATGAGACGCCCCTCTATAAATGGGACAATAAGTATAAAGTAACCGGTAAGGCTACGGGTATCAACCGCAACGGCCTAAGATATACCCGGAGTATCAATGACCCGCTTCATGTGTCGGCCAAATGCCGGTTTATTCTTTCAGGTACCGCAGAAATTAAACCGGCGGATAAATCCTCCATACTTATAGATTATGGGGACGGCTCCTGTGATGACAAGGCCCAGGTCACCTTAAACGATAAAACCAAGGAAGTTCGATTAAAGTGATGGTATGGTTTAATCTTTATAGAAAGGAGGCTTTTTTGAAAAGCCTCCTTTTTTCTATATATTCTAAGTAAATACCCTTCATATCCACGTGGACCAAAGTATTCTACGCACAGAAAATTCCTTTATATATAAGATTAAGTGATTCAATCACCCTGTAAATACCTCAATTTGTATTCACGCCAGGTACTCATTGACTTGGTCAAAGCAAGTTCGCAATCCTGATTGATGTTATAGCACTGAAGGCCGAAGAGCCCTTCATAACCGTTATCTTTTAAATATTTAACAAGCTCGTATGTATCAAAGGTACCTTCTCCTAGTGGCTGGATGAGCCTGTCCCAACCCATCTTTTCAGTATTCCCCGCATCGGCTCCGTTTATGGAAACCATAAACAGATATGGTAAAGCTTGCTGAATTGCCTCTTTCCAGCCTTCTTCTCCCTCAACTTTAAGATAATGACAGGTATTGAAAACAACACCAGCATTTTCGCGATCAACCATTTGAGCCAGTTCTACCGAATGCTCAACGGTTTCACAATAATTATTTGCATGGGGATAAATGGCTATTTTTGTATTATAGGGTTCAGAAAAATCAGCCAGTTCACGAATCCCAAGGGCAAATAGCTTATTGCCCTTCTTTTTGTTGTCCATGTATTTATCAGTATTCAGAAACAATGTAACGACCAGATCCCGATCCTTTGAATCTTTTATTACTTCTTTAAGCCCTTCTTTATAGGTAATTTCGCCATTATCGGTAAGCGTCATTCCCCAATATATTTCAGGCATCTTTAGACCGGCCTCATCAAGCGTCGCACGTCGTTTGCGATAATCCTCACTTATGTGGCCTGCTAACCCATCAAAACCCACCTTTTTTATCAAATCGGCCTGGCCCTCAAAAGTTTCTGGTGCATTGGGCAGTGTACGCACTCCATTATTAAAACAATAAAAAGTATTATCAAGATTCTTTTTTTGAGAAGTTGAACACCCAAAAAAAGTTACCATCAATGCGAATATTAAAATGTTTTTCATCTTTCCTTATTTTAGATTAAATTGTTGAAATTTATTCATCCAGTCCACCACATGCTTGTCAATCCATTTTTCACGGAACGGGCGGGTCATCATTGCATTGGCAGCATTATCATTAAGAAACTTACCTGACTTTTGGTCCCAATTAACCTTTCGGCCAAGTTTAACAGATATCAGTCCCATCATGGTTAAAAAGTAAACATTATTGCCCACTTCTAGCGGTTCAAGAGTAGGATCGCCTGTTTCAATACTTCTTAAGAAATCGGCTTTATCCGATAAGGTTCCTTTGTATGAAATATCATTCTTCCCCGGCTCAAACTTTAAAAGCGAATCACGACTTACGGTAAGCTTATCCGGATATTCATTCTTTACCCAACCATCCGTACCGATAAATTTTACGTAGGGAGCATCAATTTTATACCTTAGTTTTAAACCATCCGAATATTCATAAGTAATATCAAATGTGTTGATGGTGTTCCACAGACCACTATCGAAAGTACCTGTTCCCTTTGCGGATACCGGCAATTCATACTCTTTTTTCATACCCCATAGTGCAATATCATTAAGATGAGCTCCCCAGTTGGTAATCATCCCATTGCAATAATCTGAAATCCGGAGCCATCCAGGACGGGTGTTAACTGTTTTGGGATCATGAACACGTTTTAAAGTATAAGGTGCCGGAAAGGCCGGTCCCAACCACATATCATAATTCAGATCATCCGGCACAGGCATGTTTTCTTGCGGCCCTACTGCACTCCCACTTAATTCGCCGGGAACGCCGACCTCTACTTCAACCAGTTCACCAATCAAACCATTATGGACCATTTCCACCGCACGATTCATTTCCCTTATGGAACGAAATTCACTATCCAGCCTGTTAGCCACACCCTTCTTTTTTACTGCCTCAACAACAGCGTTTCCATGAGCCGGGGCAACAGTAAATGCTTTTTCCATACAAACATGTTTCCCTGCCAGTGCTGCAGCAATTGTTGCCGGGGCATGCCAGTGATCCGTAGTTGAGATCATTACGGCATCCACATCTTTATCACCAATTAAATCCCTGTAATCATCATACTTTTTTACTCCTTTATAAGATTTTCCTGCATTTGAATAGGCATCATTTACTACTTTTGCTGCCAGGTTCATCCGCCAGGAATCAACATCATTTACAGCTACCACACGGCAATTACCTTGTTTTAAAAATCCGTTTTTCAGATTTACATTCACAGCCTGCCTGCCGGTTCCAATCATACCCACATTAATCTGATTGCCTGGGGCTGACTTACCAAGTACAGTTGATGGTACAACTGATGGTAGAATCAGCGTTCCGGCAGCTATAGCCGAAGATTTTTTTAAAAATTCACGACGAGAATTGTTCTTAGGTTTCATAAATTTTTAGTTTTTAATTTAGTAACTATTTAAGGTTTCAAGCATTGCTTCAATATTTTCAGGGGGGACCTCGGCCTGAATATTATGCACTGTACTAAACACAAAGCCTCCATCAGGAGCAAGCGTTTCAATGTTTCTTTTTACATCTTCTTTTATATCCTCCGGCTTGCCAGAAGGCAGAATATCCTGAGTGTCTACTCCACCTCCCCAGAAAGTGATATCTTTTCCAAAGTCCTTTTTCAGCTGAAAGGGTTCCATTCCACTAGCCCTTACATGAACAGGATTAAGAATATCTACTCCCAATTCAATCAAATCAGAAATAATGGGACGTACATTCCCGCAGGAATGAAACATCAACTTTTTGTCGGGTGCCTTCTCTTTAATGAATTTTAATACTCTGGCAAAATGTGGTTTGTAGTATTGTCGAAACTGCTCAGGATCAATTAACTGTGACTGCTGAGTACCGTAATCGTCTCCTTCTCCGATAATGTCTACCACATCGCCCAACTCATTCAAGGCAGCTTCCCAGAATTCAATTTTCAGATCAGCCAGTTTACCAATCAGTTTATCCGAATTTTCCGGATACATAAACGGGTCAAGCATGGAGTTCTCCATGCCACGTATACGCTGATGCATTTCAAACAATCCGGCACACAACCCTTTCGTAAAAACCATCTTTCCCTGTTGCCGGAATAGTCTCGCCTGTTCCCGTAATCCGGAAAATCTCCTCTTATCTGCAGCATCGGGCCAGGGATAACGCTCAATGATACCTTCCTCACCAAAATCTATATCCTTCAAAGGGCTTTTAACCAAGGTAAACCAGTAACCATCCTTTGGGTAATGATGTTCAAATCCCCACTCATCATGATATGCGTAATGATCACCTCCATCTTGAAGTTTCGAATAAACATCCCAGTTGTGGCTTGTCAGGGGAAAAACGCCCCTGACATCGGCCTTAACTTCTTCCAGGAATTCTTGGGAAGGCACAACAATTTGCTGGATAACATCAGACCAAACCGGGTTTTCCGGTTGTTTGCCAAGGTATTTCAAGTAATTCTGGTAGGCTGTGTTTGTGATGCCTGTCCAGGTAGTTGCAGCCAGATCATAAGGAATCTTGTCCGGCTCTTCATGATTTAATGCTTTTTCTATTCTTTCTCTTGAATTCATTCGGTTAACAGTTTATTAAAAGTTTAAATTTCAAATTGATTCATGTGCCAAATTCAGAAATTCTGCTTTTGTCGCCATGGAACCCGCATTTTACTCATGTTCTTGTTGTGAAGGTTCTTGCATGCGGGTTTCATCAGTGTATAAGTTTATTAAAAGTTAATATTTCAGTATAATATATCAAAATAACT encodes:
- a CDS encoding sodium-translocating pyrophosphatase, with product MHMDYIIYSIPVLAVLGFIFIVWKTSWVNKQSEGTQKMQDIAGRVRAGAMAFLQAEYKYLVVFVVAVAILLFFKSTTEADSNGFVVISFIVGAFLSGLAGNLGMRIATKANVRTTEAAKNSLGKALGVAFSGGSVMGIGVVSLGIIGLSVLFILFHFVIGANWSLAMVLNVISSFSLGASSIALFARVGGGIYTKAADVGADLVGKVEAGIPEDHPLNPGTIADNVGDNVGDVAGMGADLFESFVGAIIATMVLGSAFVALPPFQQGFELGGIILPLALAGVGILTSILGTFFVRVKSGGDPQKALNKGESISMAIMVVASFFLIQWLLPSSWTSKTLIGGAQTYTSLNVFFAALVGIAVGYLIGKVTIYFTSTGTKPVKGIVNKSITGAATNIMAGLEIGMLSTAIPVLGIAAGIIIAFSLAGLYGIAIAAVALLANVGYQLSVDAYGPIADNAGGMAEMNELPSEVRDRTDKLDAVGNTTAAIGKGFAIGSATLTALALFSAFMQQANITNIDIANPTIIAGLLVGAMLPFLFSSLALGAVGRASRSMIEEIRRQFNTIPPLTEALKVLKKYGGEVEDVSDEERKTLEDADGSADYQKCIAISTKSSLREMMLPGTLAVATPALVGYIGGPQILGGMLAGVVASGVLMAILQANAGGAWDNAKKMVEEGYEYQGEYYEKGSDTHKATVVGDTVGDPLKDTSGPSLNILIKLMSIVALVIAPGIALQESDQKAENDEASEKEITTEASQSEMYDAGKTLHLKDYLSAKKQNVAMDYISIHANKVLAGPAFLGATALTPQEYKHRQHIKPLQLIIR
- a CDS encoding sugar phosphate isomerase/epimerase; its protein translation is MKNILIFALMVTFFGCSTSQKKNLDNTFYCFNNGVRTLPNAPETFEGQADLIKKVGFDGLAGHISEDYRKRRATLDEAGLKMPEIYWGMTLTDNGEITYKEGLKEVIKDSKDRDLVVTLFLNTDKYMDNKKKGNKLFALGIRELADFSEPYNTKIAIYPHANNYCETVEHSVELAQMVDRENAGVVFNTCHYLKVEGEEGWKEAIQQALPYLFMVSINGADAGNTEKMGWDRLIQPLGEGTFDTYELVKYLKDNGYEGLFGLQCYNINQDCELALTKSMSTWREYKLRYLQGD
- a CDS encoding Gfo/Idh/MocA family oxidoreductase is translated as MKPKNNSRREFLKKSSAIAAGTLILPSVVPSTVLGKSAPGNQINVGMIGTGRQAVNVNLKNGFLKQGNCRVVAVNDVDSWRMNLAAKVVNDAYSNAGKSYKGVKKYDDYRDLIGDKDVDAVMISTTDHWHAPATIAAALAGKHVCMEKAFTVAPAHGNAVVEAVKKKGVANRLDSEFRSIREMNRAVEMVHNGLIGELVEVEVGVPGELSGSAVGPQENMPVPDDLNYDMWLGPAFPAPYTLKRVHDPKTVNTRPGWLRISDYCNGMITNWGAHLNDIALWGMKKEYELPVSAKGTGTFDSGLWNTINTFDITYEYSDGLKLRYKIDAPYVKFIGTDGWVKNEYPDKLTVSRDSLLKFEPGKNDISYKGTLSDKADFLRSIETGDPTLEPLEVGNNVYFLTMMGLISVKLGRKVNWDQKSGKFLNDNAANAMMTRPFREKWIDKHVVDWMNKFQQFNLK